AACGACGCACACACTTGGCCTATATCGAACCAACTCCAACAAGGTGGGGTTCCGCTATGGCCAGGTTTCTAACTTACGACCTCAACCCAACGCACTACCCTGACATAATCGCGTTGCTGTTAACATGACATATTGACGTTGCTACGACACGTAAAGTCGCGAAACAAAATCGCCGAGAGTAAAAACCACCGCAGCGCTTGACTCGCCATTCCGTAATCGTGATAGGAATAGTGCATGAAATATTTCGTCGGATGTTCGCTATGGCAGATTTGATCAAGATCAACGCCGGCTTCGCCACCGTCGGCCAAGGCGCCGGACCAATGATGGTGACCTGGAAAGCCGGACTATTTCAAAAACATGGACTCGATGTCCCGCGCCCGCCGGTGATGGGCGGCGCCCGCGGCGTTGTGCGCGGATTGCTGTCCGGCGAAATTCAATTTGGCAATTTAGCCGCTCCCGCTCCGCTCAGAGCGAATCTCAAAGGCGAAGCGGACGTGGTATTTTTAACCGGCGGCATCAATCAACAGTTTCTCGTCGGCCGGCCGGGAATCAGCAGTCGCCATGAATTAGCAGGCAAGAAAATCGGCACCGTGGCCGACGGCGGCATTGGCGACGCCTTGGTGAAGTTTGTCATCGCCAAACTGGCCGCCGCTGGAATCAGCGGGCTGCAAGAAGTGGCCATCGCCCATGGCGCCGAAGCGGAAATGGACGCGCTACTTAGCGGCAAAGTCGACGTCGTCGTCGGCACGCCGCCGGAATGCATTGACGCGGTGCGCCATGGCTGCAAATATTTGCTCGACTTCGCCGAGTACGGACTCAATTATGCGCTCGGCGGGATCGCCGGCCGGCGCGATTATATCGAAAAGAATCCCGAGATCACCCGCAAGTTCGTCAAGGCCTACGTCGAAGGCATGCACCGCTACCGCACCGACCGCGAATTCACCGTCGATGTCCAGGCCGATTATAGCGGCATCGCCGACCGCACCATCGCCGAAGAAACCTACGACCTCACCCAACCCGGCATGCCGCGGGCGCCCTATCCCGTTGTCGCCTCGCTCCAAACTCTGCTCGACTTCATGGCCAACGAATTACCCGAAGCCAAAGGCGCCGACGCGCGAAAATTCGTCGACGACCGCTATGTCCGGGAACTGGAAGATAGCGGCTTCATCGAATCATTGGGGTAAGTGCAACATGATCAAGTTTGGCTTCGTCTTCCTTTGCTGGTTGGCCATAGTTAAGCCAACGGTCGCGGCTACAAATGATGCTTTGCTCGACGCCGCCAAGCGCGAAGCTGAAGTGGTTTACTATGCGTCGATGAATCTCGGCGAAGCCAACGCGATCATCGGCGAGTTTGAGAAGCGTTACCCTTTTATCAAGGTCAAATTGAATCGCACCGGCAGCGAAAAGTTGCTAACCCGCATACTCACCGAGTTTCGCGCCAAGAAAACTTTCGCCGACGTGATTCAAACCGTCGAGTTCAGCATGCATATCTTGAATCGCAGCGGCGTCCTGGCACGCTACCTGCCGCAATCCAACGCTTCTTATCCCAGCCAATTTAAAGAAGAGGGATTTTGGACCACGGTTTATTACAACGCCTACGTTACCGCCTATAACAACAAGCTGGCGGCGAAAGCGAGTTTACCGAAAAACTATGACGATCTGCTCGACGTGAAATGGAAAGGCAAGCTCCTGATGGAGGGAACCAAAGCCGATTGGTTCGCCGGCATGCTGCAAATTCTCGGTCAGGAGCGCGGCATGAATTTTATGCGCGCCCTGGCCAAGCAGCAGCCCAGCCCACGCGAAGGCCACGAGTTGCTGGCGCAATTGGTCGCCGCCGGCGAGGGCGTTTTCGATATCAATATTCCAGTGTCGTCGGTGGAACGGATGAAAGAGCGCGGCGCGCCCATCGACTGGACCGCCCTCGGCCCAGTGCCGGCGATCATGGTCGGCGCCGGCTTGGCCACCGGCGCACCCCATGCCAACGCGGCGAAATTGTTTTTGGAGTTCGTACTCTCGCGTGAAGGGCAGAAGCTGATGCAGACGCCGGGGCGCCATATCGCGCGCAGCGACGTTGCCATGGAGCAAGCCGCCATGTTGAAAGAGTTAAAAATCGTCCCGGTCAACCCTGCGTTGGCGGAAAAACTCGACGAGTACGCTAAACAACAACGAGCGATTTTCGGCGGCTAATTGTATTGGTCCCATAAGTCTTATAAGTCCTAATTTTCGGAAGGAGAACCCCCATGCGCTTCATGTTTCTAAACCATTCAGCCCAACGCCATTCCGCTGAGCTCGAAGTTCACATCGCCAAGCTGCTCAAAAGCTACGCCTCGCCGGACACAACTTTTGAACTCGCCTATCCCGAAGATCTCGGCGGCGGCGCGGTCTTGAGCTTACTCGAAGAACGCAAGGCGCTCTCCGGCCTGCATCATATTTTGGAAACCCCGGCGTTGGTAAAAAAAGCCATCGAAGCCGAGCGCCAAGGCTTCGACGCGGTTATCCAGAGCAACACTTTCGATCCCGGCGTCGAAGCGAGCCGCTTGGCCGTGCGCATTCCGGTGATCGGTTTACTGCGCGCGTCGCTCCATTTTGCCGCCAGCATTTGCGACCGCTTCGGTTTGATCGTGCCGCTGGAAACCCACATGCCGCACACCATGCGGCTGGTGCAGACTTATGGCATGTCGTCCTTCGTCACCGGCATCCGCACCGTCGCGCTGTACGACACCGGCGATCTATCCGGCTACCATGACGTGGTTATCGAGCATACACTGAAGGTCGGTAAAGAACTGGTCGCCCAGGGCGCCCAAGCGATCATCCCGCTGGGCGGCAAGATTTATCCCTACGTCGTCACGCCGGAAGAATTGGAACCCCATCTCGGCGTGCCGGTGATCAATACCAAAGCGGTGGGTGTGAGCTACGCCGAGCTGATGGCGCGCAATAACATCAAACACAGCATCAAAGCCTATCCCTGCCCGACCGGCTTGGATCCCGACGCGGTGTCGAAGCGTTCCAAGTGATAACCGCGCCCGCGGGTGGCAATGGGTTTGAGCAATTATTATCAGCTGATTTGAATTTTTCGTGAGGAGAGCCGCAGACAATGATTATCGACAGCGACGGACATTTTTTTGAGACCGAAGAGATTTTCGACAATCACATGGAGCCGGCCCTGCGCAATTACCGGCCGCGGCTGCTCGGCGACGAACAGGGACATAACTTTTGGGTCGTCGACGGTCAGACCTCTTACAAACGGCCGACCATCAAAGGCGCCGGCGCGCCGGGAACCGCCGCCCCTCCGGGCAAAGCGTTGCAATCGGCGCGGCGCGCTTCGCCCGGCAGCCAAACGCTGAACAACATCAAAGAGCGCTTAGCCGACCTCGACCGCGAGCGGATCGACTTGCAGTTCATCTACCCAAGCTTTCTCTTGCATGCCAATGCCTGGCCCGACGGGATTTTGGGCAATGGCATTTGCCGCGCCTACAACACCTGGCTCAACGACGCTTGCAACCAAGCGCCCGACCGCTTGAAAGCCGTGGGCGTTGTGTCGCTGCTCGATCCTGAAGGCGCCGCCAAGGAAATCACTCGCCTGAGCGACATGGGCGTCAAAGCGGTGATGATCAACGGCACCGCCGGCGCGCGCCGACTCGATCATCCTGACCACGATGTTTTCTTCGCCGAATGCGACCGGGTCAAAATGCCGATCGCCGTGCACTTCAGCTTGCAGTTTCCTTACGTCGACACGTTGTTCGAGCATCATTTTCCCAACCGCGTGTTGGCCGGCATTTTTCCGATCATGGCCGGCCTCACCAGCGTGCTCTGCTCCGGCCTGCTCGACCGCTATAAGAATCTGAAATTCGCCTTTCTCGAAGGCGGCATCGGCTGGGTGCCGGCCCATGTCGAACGCATGGACGATCACTTTGACAATCCGCGCTACGGCGCCAAGGATCTGCTCAGCCATCCGCCCAGCGATTATTTGAAAACTGGCCGGCTGTTTTTCGGCTGCGAAGGCAACGAAGCGACGCTGCCCAAAATCATCGGCGAAGTCGGCGAAGATCAGTTCATGTTCTCCTCCGACTTTCCTCACGCCGATCGCACCGAAGGCACCGCCACGCTACTCAAGGATCGCAGTGATATCGCTGCGCCCGTGCGCCAGAAACTATTGGAAGACAACGCCCGTCATTTTTACGGTCTATAACGCCAAAACCCCAACCCACGGCTTCGTTGAACAATTGCCCGCGCCGGACCATCGTTGCGCTTGAGTTTTGCGACATTCCATGGTCCTTTTGAATTGAATGAAGGGGGCAACGTCTAAACGTTGAAAGGAGGTGAGATCATGAAAAACGCAATTAAAGTTATCGTAGCAGTGACGACTCTAGCTTTCGCAGGGGTGAGCTTCGGCCAAGCCAAGCCGGCGGTTCCAGCCACTCCCGCGGTTCCTTCGGCACCAGCCATGGACAAGAAAATGGACAAGATGGCCGAGAAGGTCACCGACAAAGTGGGCGACAAGGCCGAGGATATGACCAAGGGCAAGGCCAAAGGTAAAGCTAAGAAGGTAGTTAAAAAGACCGCCGAAAAAAGCAAGGATGTGATGGAAAAGAAAGACGGCGCGATGGAGAAGAAGACCAAGTAACCTCTCTCGCTCTCGTTCTTCAAAGGGGTAATCGAATCATCTATTGCCCCTTTTTTTGTTTCCGGCCAACTACCGATTGGACCGAACATCAGATTAATCATCCACTCACCGGGAAGGGGCAAGCCTGGAGCAGTGAAGCCACCCGACTGTGAAATCACAAAGTTTATTTTATCCGCGGCGCCAAACTATGAGGCTCCTCCCGATCGACTCCGTCGCACCGTAATCCAAGAATAGTTAGGGGCAGAGGCCCATTGGCTTCACTGCGGAGGGCTTGCCCCTTCCCGCCCGCCAACCGTCAAGCGCGAAATCTCGGCTGAGCGTCGTCACCAGTCTCCAGCTTGATTTCTCCCAGCGCGATACAATAGAATTTTTCTTAAACAGGAGTCGTCGATTGGCCGTGTCGAGAAGGAGGAGCGGAGATGGAGCTGCCGAAATGTCAGAAATGCAACAATGGGGTGTTGATTCCCCTATCGGATTACGGCCAAGAAGGCGCCTCCGTGATGTACAAAGCCTGGGCTTGTACCAATCCCGATTGCGGCTTTACCCTGCGTATCGATAAAGGCGAAGTCACCTACGGCAAACGTATCGAGCACAAACATTATTAACGCCTGCCGATCAGACCACCGTTGAACGGGTCGCCGACTACGTCATCGCGCCGCACTTACGCCGGCATGCTCTGATTGAAACTCAGAATCGCCCGGCCAAATAGCTCACAGCCTTTTTTCAGCGCCTCTAGACATTTCTGCTGCGCGACGGAATCCGTGGCATAGCGCTTGAGAATCTCCGGCGCGATCCACTCATGGCCTGCTTCTTCGGCGAGCAAAACGTCGCGGTAAATCGCCGCCGTGGTCGGATCGATGGCCGTCACCCGTTCGATAAACGACTTCGAGGTGCGCGGGAAAAATTCTTCATGGCCGAACTGCACGCTGGCGATCAACTCGCAGAGCGAACCTAACGAGGAATGAAAATCCCACAGCTCTTTTAACTCCGTCAGCGGGCTATTCCACAAAGCATCGGGATCGCCATTGAGTTCGCTAATCCGTTGGCGCAGGATCGTCGTATGTCTGAGTTCGTTGACGACGTACTCGGACATGGGCTGCTGCAAATCGAGATCGGGAATCTTCCCGACCCACGGCGCGGTTACTTCCGCCGCTTTGCGTTCCATCACCACGCCGAATTGCAAGCGGCGCAGCACCACGGCGGCGCTAAGCGGCTTCTCGGCGCCGTAACTTTTGCGCTCGGCGTTCATCTTCTCCCAGAACGCTTCGCGGGTGGCGACCAACTGATTGAGAAACTCTTCCGGCGTTAAAGTTTCCATAGCTCCCTCGATTCAACTCACCGCATGGTGATTGACTCCCGATTTCATTTAGGTTTAAACAATACAAGAAATTCGCCTGCGGTAAAAGCTCGCAACCGGCGCCGAACCGAGCCCGTTCAATAAACCCAAAATGGATTCCGCCCAAGCTAAAACCACCGTCGACAACCTTTACAAGGATGTCCACCAGCATTGGGACCGCACCATCAATCGCGGCGAGTTTATGACCCGGCTGCGTGAAGGAACGTTGCCGCTCGCTTGCTTGCGCCGTTTCTTTAAAGACTGGGGTCTCTTTTCGATTGAGGTCGTCGCCCTCAATGCAGTCTCTTACTACGTTCATCTGCCATTTTTCGTCGACAACTTCGATCTACTCGGGCCGCTGTGCGACAAAGTCGCCGAGGAATTGATTTCACCTAAACCGCCTGGCCATATTTTGATCCTGCTGGAAACAGCGAATGCGTTGGGCCTGTCCAAAGAGGAACTGTTCGAGCAACCAGCTTCCGCAGCCGGCCGCGCCATCAGCGACTATTGCCGGCGGGTTTTCCAAGATGGCTCGATCATCGAGTTGTGGGGCGCCCATGTCTACGAAGAAACCCTCGGCCACTGGTCCAAACAATGGGGCCAGGCGCTCGTCACTCACTACGGCATGAGTAAACGCCAGGCGATTTACTTCACCGAGCACGCCGAAGCCGACTTGGTGCAACATGCCGACCGCATGGGCCACGGACCGCTCAATCGCATGATCCTACAGCGCATCTTAGAACAGGGCCGAACCGCAAAGAAGTTGGGCTACGATCCGAAATATTGCGCCTACACCATGGTCGATTTGCAAGCGTTGATGGAACAACACGCGCTGGCCAATCCCTACCCGTCGTAAATTTCGCCGTATCAGCGAATCGACAATTTCGAATTAAGCGTAAAGATGCGAAGCCTTCGCGTACTCGCACTCGGTCTACTGCTACTTAGTTTCACTCAACTAAGCGTGGGTGCCGCCTTGCCCGGCAAATGGCAGATTCGCGCGCCGCTGCAAACCGCGCGCACCGAGGTCGCCGCCGCCGAGATTGGCGGCAAAATTTTTCTCATCGGCGGCTACGAAAAAAATGGCGATCTGGTGGAAGAATATGATCCCGCTAAAGATAGCTGGCGGCGGCGCGCCTCTTTGCCCAAACCGCTGCACCATATCGGCGCCGCCGCGGTTAACGACAAGATTTACGTCATCGGCGGCTACATCTCCGGCGTCGGACCGGTCGATACGGTCTACGAATACGATCCGGCCGCCGATCGATGGACCGGCAAAAAAGCGCTGCCAACGGCGCGCGGCGCATTAGCCGTCGGGATCATCGACGGCAAGATCTACGCTGTCGGCGGCGTCTCGACCAACGGCAAGAACACCAACGCCAACGAAGCTTACGATCCGGTAAAAGATAGCTGGGAAAAACGCGAGCCGCTACCGACGCCGCGCGATCATCACGCCATCGGCGTCGTCAACGGCAAACTCTACGCCATCGCCGGCCGCATCAACGGCAACCACGACCGCAGCGTCAGCGGCAATGAGGAATACGATCCGGTAAAAAACCTCTGGAGCACGCGCGCGCCGATCCCCAGCGTGCGCAGCGGCGTTGCCGCCGTGTCATTTAACGAAAAAATTTTCGTCTTCGGCGGCGAATATAGCCGCAAAACTCAAAACCAAGTCGAGTCCTACGACCCAGAAAAAAATCACTGGCAGCGTTGGTCGCCCATGCCCACCGCCCGCCACGGCCTCGGTGCGGCAGTCATCGGCAACTCGATCTACCTGATCTCTGGCGGCCCCAAACCGGGCGCGTCGTTTTCGTCGGTGAATGCAATGTTCACGCCGTGAAGAATTGAAACTCGAAGCGTAGGTCCGTACCCCTCGATACGCGACATCGGAAGGCCGCTACTCGGGGAATCGGATTTTATTTTCCGAATTCCCGAGTAGGTTTCGTAGAAACCGTATCGAGGGACATCGGCGTTTTTACCTCCGACCGCCCTGAGTAACACGAAGTGCGTAGCGAAGGGCTCCATGACCAAAACCTTCAAGCGATAAAGAAATGCAAAATTTTCTTTGGCAACCAATCGAGCCTACCGGGAAAATTTCCTGAGACAAATCCCACATGCCCGCCAAAATCAGGGAAATCCAAAGTCACTGAATCGGATACTTCTCCATCACGAGGCAGCGCGGATGCCGGCAAGAACGGATCGTTGCGCGCGTTGATCATAAGAGTTGGAATTTGAATGTGCTTGAGCCACGGCTTGCTGCTCGATCTTGTCCAGTAGTCGTCGGCATCTTTGAAACCGTGAATCGGCGCGGTGTAGAGATCGTCGATTTGACGAAACGTCAAACAGGTCAAAATCTCGGCGGGATCGATGTTCAAACCGTGCTGAGAAATTTTAGCCAGCATTTTTCGTTTCAACGAGCGCAGAAACCGGCGGGTATAAATCAATCGGCGATGGCCGAAGTCCAACACGCTCGCCGCCGCGGCCAAATCCACCGGCGCCGATACCGCCACGGCGCGTTCGACGATCGCGCCAGCCTCGCTGCCTGTTTCGCCGAGCCATTTCAAAAGCATATTGCCGCCGAGCGATACGCCGATGGCGTAAATTTCACTGCGCGGATCGCGCGCTTTCAGCCGGCGCAGGATCCAATCGATCTCGGCGGAATCGCCGGAATGATAGGCGCGCGGCAAGCGATTCATTGCACCGCTGCAGCCGCGAAAGTTGACCACGACGCAACGCCAACCTCGGCGGCTCGCAAACGCCAGTAAGCTGCGCGCGTAGTGGCTTTGCGACGAACCTTCAAGACCGTGAAACAACACCAGCAACTTCGCGCTGTCATGATTGGCATCGACAATATCCAAATCGATGAAATCGCCGTCGGGCGTCTCCCAGCGCTCGCGCCGATAGCTAATCGGATATTGCCCCGCCATCATGCGCGGGTAGATAGTTTGCAAGTCGCCGCCCGGCAACCACCACGGCGCGTGATAATCTCCACCGCTGTACGGTTTGCCGTTGCGTCCAGCACTCATCGCTTCGCGACAAACCTCAATCGACTTTGCGCCAAAGCGTCAGTTCGATCGGCTCCGCCAACAACGCCGGTGCCAGTTCGAAAATGCGCTGGATATGCGGCGCCGCCAAGTGATTGTTCATGTCACTCTCGCTAATCCAATTCTCGTGAAACAGGAATACCGAATCATCGTCTTTGGCGACGTGCATGTCGTAATTGATACAGCCTTTTTCCAGTCGTGTCGGCGCCAGTAACTTTTGCAACGCTTCATAGGCCTGCGTTTTGGTTTCCGGCTTGGCCTTGACGCACACCACCACGGTAACTTGCCCAGCTGACATATTCGAACTCCTTTCCGATCGCCGCTAATGTAGCACAAACCGCTCTTGAACCGACATCAAAGCGTTGTCACGCCGGCGCCGCCCTGTTACGCTTCGAGGCGATGACAGCCGATTCGATCACTGGCGCCGAAGCCGCCGTAGAAATGCTCAGACTGCACGGCGTCGAAATTATATTCGGCCTTTGCGGCGACACCAGCTTGCCGTTCTACGACGCTCTGGCGCGGTTGCCACACGGCATGCGCCATATTCTAGCCCGCGACGAGCGCTCGGCAGCCTACATGGCCGACGGCTACGCGCGGGTGTCTGGCAAAGTCGGCGTCTGCGAAGGACCGAGCGGCGGCGGCGTGACTTACATCATTCCCGGTCTCGCCGAAGCCAACGAATCTTCCGTGCCGCTCTTGTGCATCAACAGCGATATTTCCGTCGCCGCGCGCGGCCGTTACACGTTAACCGAGCTAGACATCGACGCGCTCATGCGGCCGGTGACCAAGTGGAACACCGTGCTCGATCGCGCCGAAAATCTGCCCCAAGCGTTTCGCGAAGCGTTCAAGCAAATCACTTCCGGGCGGCCCGGCGCGGCGCATATTGCACTACCGTTCGATGTCCAGAATGGTTCAGTAGCAAGCGCGGAAATTTATTGCGATCCAAAATTCGGTAGCTGTCCGGCGCAACGGATCGCCCCCGAAGTGAATTCAGTCGAAGCCGCCGCGCGCATACTTACTCATGCGCGCAATCCGGTGTTTATCTGCGGCGGCGGAGTCGTGATCTCACAAGCCGAGAGTGAACTCGTCCAACTCGCCGAACGGCTGTCGGCGCCGGTGGCGACCACCATCAGCGGCAAAGGCTCGATTGACGAACAGCATGCGCTCGCGGTCGGCGTGGTCGGCTCCAACGGCGGCACCCTTGAGACCCGCGCGATCATTGACCAAGCCAATCTAATTTTTTTCATCGGCTGCCGCGCCGGCTCGGTGACCAGCGAACGTTGGCGCCATCCCGCGAAGGGAGCGACCCAAGTGATTCATCTCGATGTCGATGCGGCAGTTCCCGGCAAGAATTATCCAGCAGACGCAGCGCTGATCGGCGATGCCAAACTCGGGCTAAAAATGTTGAATGAAGCGCTAGCCGCGACGCACCGACCGCTTGAAGCAAAAAATGTCGAAGTGGCAAAAGAACAAAAGTTCGCTAGATTCCAAGCGCTAGCCGAATCCAATGACACGCCGATCAAACCCGAACGCGTGGTCGCCGAACTCTCCCGCGCGCTGAATGACGATGCCATCATCGTCGCTGACGCGGGAACGCCTTGCCCATATTTCTCTGCGTACTATCAGGTGCGCGGCGGCGGCCGGAAATTTATTTCCAACCGCGCCCACGGCGCCCTCGGCTACTCGATGGCGGCGGCGATGGGTGCCCATTTCGCAAAGCCGAATGTCAAAGTCGTCTCGGTCATGGGCGACGGCAGCTTCGGCTTCACCTGCGGCGAGCTCGAAACCGCCGTGCGTTATCACCTGCCGGTGATGTTTATCGTCATCGCCAATGCCACCTACGGCTGGATCAAAGCCGGACAGCGCTCGGGTTACGGCCAACGTTATTTTTCCGTCGACTTCACCGTCACCGATCACGCCGCCGTCGCCGCCGCCTTCGGCGTCAAAAGCTGGCGCGTCACCGAACCGAACGAATTAGCGAAGGTGTTGAAAGAAGCGTTAGCGCACGACGGACCGACTCTAGTCGACATCGTCTGCCAGCCGTTGCAAGACGCGAAGGCGCCGGTCTCCGAATGGATCGCGTGAAAGAAGGCAACAGGCATTAGGCAACAGGCAATAGTTATGAAGCCCTTTTCCGTTCTGACTATTGCCTAATGCCTGTTGCCTATTGCCTTCTTCAGTTTTTCAGCCGCACTTTCGTGCCAAGATTGGCGCAATCCTCATCAGTCAACAATCCCGCGGCGCGGATGCCGTGGGCGGCGAGTTCTTCGTCGCGCTCTTGGGTGTCGCCGGTGACGCCGACGGCGCCGATGACGTCGCCCGCTTGATCGCGGATCAACATGCCGCCGCCTTCGGCAAAAATCTGATCGTCCGAGGCGCGAATTAAATACTGCATGAACAACGGCCGCTCTTCGGTGCGCATACGCACGAGCGATGACGAGCGGCCGAGAGCGAGCGCCGCGTAAGCTTTACCGTAGGCCATCTCGAAGCGCATCATCGCTGAGTCGTCTTCTTTTTGAAACGCTTTCACCTTGCAGCCCGGCTCGACGACGATCACACTCATTGGCCGGCAAGCCAACTCACGGCCGCGCGCGAAGATCGCTTCGATGATGCGATTGGCTTGTTCCCGCGTGATCATGCTCATGATGCCTCCTTCAGCGATCACTTCTTCTTGTACAAGCTGTCGATATACCCGCTCTGATCCAGTTCTCGAACAAAACTCATATCGACAAAGTCTTCCGGCTTAGCGGCCTTCGCCTTGGCATCGGTCTCGGCCAGCGGCTCTAAAATATTTCTGATTCCCTCCAGCGTCGGATATTGTTTCGTCGGCAGTTTCAGGTCCGCGCTGACATCGTCGTAGGTCTTCTCCATGATCTCTTTGTCCTGGGCGCCGAGATATTTGAGCAGCACGCGCATGCCGAACTCGCGATCGGTCTTGATCCGATGGACGGCGTCGATTTGCGATTTGACATACCTTTTGACCAGGTCGGGATTTTCCCGAATGAAGCGGCGCGTCGAAGCGACGCCGGTGCTCTGCGTCGGCAGGCTCACGGCCGCGAGCGTGTAGAAACCTTTTTTCTGGCCGACGAAACTATCCGGTGGGTTGAGCACCGCGGCGCGCACTCTGCCGGTCTCCAAGGCGGTCACGCGATCCGATGCGGTGCCGATTTGGATGATTGTGACGTCTTTCACCGGCGTCAGGCCGAGCTTTTTAAGCGCGACGCGCGCGACAAAATCGGCCTGGCCGCCGAAGGTCGAGACCGCGATGGCGCCGCCTCTGAGCTGCTCGGCGGTTTTAACTTCCGGCCGGCTCATGAGCCAGTAGTCGGCGATCACCGAACCGCCGGCGATCATCACCGAATCGGCGCCCCTCAAGCTGGCGCTGACGATCGGCGGGCCGGTGACCTGGCTGATCGGCGTCTCGCGCGATAACAGCGCCATCACAGCCGTCGTGCTGCCGCGGAAAAAGACCAGCTGAATGTCCAAACCGTTCTTGCTAAAAATCCCCGCCTCTTTGGCCATCCACGCCGGAAACTGCGCCGCACTGATGGAGCCATAGCCGACGGTCATTTTGCTGACTTGCGCTGAAACGCTGGAGCATGAAAAAAATATCCACACGGCCAACGCCAATATGCCTGTCTTCATAACTTTCGCTCGTCCTTCATATCCGCTGCGAAAACAGCTAGCATGGGTTGTCGGATGCGGTGATCGAAGGGAACCGCATCGTTGACAAGTTGCCATCGATCGATGCGCTTCGCGGACTCCATCCTACGGATCTCTGCGCCGAACTCTGCGTTCTCCGTGTCTCTGCGGTGAATGATTCGGAAAAAACTAATAAACGCGCGCGACAGTTTAGCGAAACAGCACCGCCGCCAGTTCCGAACGAAACTGATCCGTCAACGGATCTTCCGGGCCCAACACTTCGAAGACTTGCACCATCGCCTTGCGCGCGCCGTCGTCTTTGAATTTGCGGTCGGCTTTGACGATGGCAAGAAACTCGATCAAAGCTTCTTGATACTTTTCCACCCCGGCCAAACTTTGCGCCAGCTCGAAGCGCGCTTCCATGTCCTTGGGATCGGCTTTGATTTTCTCTCTTAATACAGACTCGTTGGCCGAAGCGCCGGCTTGCAAATTGATCCGCGCCAGCAAACGATCCGCTTCCTTGCGCTCGGCGGCGATCAACGGAATTCGCTCTAGATAATTCATCGCCCCATCGCGGTCGCCGCCGATCATCGCCAAGCGGCCCAGACCCAAGAGCGCTTTACCGTGATTGGCATCGCCCGCTAAGATCGCTTGATAGACCGCTTTCGCCTCGTCGACTTTACCTTCGGCCTCGAGTTCGGCGGCTGCCAGCGCTTCTTTGTCCGCCGACGACGGCAAAAATTTGGTTAAGAATTCGCGCAACGTCGGTTCCGGCAAGGCGCCAGTGAACTCCGACGCCAGA
This portion of the Deltaproteobacteria bacterium genome encodes:
- a CDS encoding thiamine pyrophosphate-binding protein: MTADSITGAEAAVEMLRLHGVEIIFGLCGDTSLPFYDALARLPHGMRHILARDERSAAYMADGYARVSGKVGVCEGPSGGGVTYIIPGLAEANESSVPLLCINSDISVAARGRYTLTELDIDALMRPVTKWNTVLDRAENLPQAFREAFKQITSGRPGAAHIALPFDVQNGSVASAEIYCDPKFGSCPAQRIAPEVNSVEAAARILTHARNPVFICGGGVVISQAESELVQLAERLSAPVATTISGKGSIDEQHALAVGVVGSNGGTLETRAIIDQANLIFFIGCRAGSVTSERWRHPAKGATQVIHLDVDAAVPGKNYPADAALIGDAKLGLKMLNEALAATHRPLEAKNVEVAKEQKFARFQALAESNDTPIKPERVVAELSRALNDDAIIVADAGTPCPYFSAYYQVRGGGRKFISNRAHGALGYSMAAAMGAHFAKPNVKVVSVMGDGSFGFTCGELETAVRYHLPVMFIVIANATYGWIKAGQRSGYGQRYFSVDFTVTDHAAVAAAFGVKSWRVTEPNELAKVLKEALAHDGPTLVDIVCQPLQDAKAPVSEWIA
- a CDS encoding heme-binding protein: MSMITREQANRIIEAIFARGRELACRPMSVIVVEPGCKVKAFQKEDDSAMMRFEMAYGKAYAALALGRSSSLVRMRTEERPLFMQYLIRASDDQIFAEGGGMLIRDQAGDVIGAVGVTGDTQERDEELAAHGIRAAGLLTDEDCANLGTKVRLKN
- the trxA gene encoding thioredoxin, whose protein sequence is MNQWTVDVTEESFEAEVLARSTEVPVLVDFWAEWCGPCKVLGPVLEKLAGEYAGGFILAKVNVDENPQLATAFGIQGIPAVKLFRDGDLASEFTGALPEPTLREFLTKFLPSSADKEALAAAELEAEGKVDEAKAVYQAILAGDANHGKALLGLGRLAMIGGDRDGAMNYLERIPLIAAERKEADRLLARINLQAGASANESVLREKIKADPKDMEARFELAQSLAGVEKYQEALIEFLAIVKADRKFKDDGARKAMVQVFEVLGPEDPLTDQFRSELAAVLFR